One window of the Anomaloglossus baeobatrachus isolate aAnoBae1 chromosome 12, aAnoBae1.hap1, whole genome shotgun sequence genome contains the following:
- the LOC142257560 gene encoding DNA damage-regulated autophagy modulator protein 1-like, with protein MEIRGLVLLPILWVLWTLFGVCVLIALTVISGHQKYPYISSTGIAFPESVIYTVIFLVNSFFGAGIAYIQYRFMIIQSEPSEKRFIICQKILLIAGWIVCIGTAVNAVCSVETHPDTAQDRSRTGIFSFCHLLHMPVCIPLQAILQQSLYVPL; from the exons ATGGAGATCCGGGGTTTGGTATTATTGCCAATCTTGTGGGTCTTATGGACGCTATTCGGCGTCTGTGTGCTAATTGCCCTGACAGTCATCTCAGGGCATCAGAAATATCCTTACATCAG TTCTACGGGAATTGCGTTCCCGGAATCGGTCATCTACACCGTTATCTTCCTAGTGAACTCCTTCTTTG GAGCCGGCATCGCATACATCCAGTATAGGTTCATGATTATTCAATCTGAGCCATCGGAGAAGAGGTTTATCATCTGCCAGAAAATCCTTCTCATCGCTGGCTGGATAGTGTGCATTGGGACCGCGGTTAATGCTGTATGTTCG GTGGAAACCCATCCCGACACCGCACAGGATCGGAGCAGGActggcattttttctttttgccATTTACTACATATGCCAGTCTGTATACCTCTACAAGCGATCCTTCAGCAGTCGCTGTATGTGCCACTTTAG